One Phocaeicola dorei genomic region harbors:
- a CDS encoding helix-turn-helix domain-containing protein, which translates to MKLNRIKTVLSEKGISQTWLAKQLDKSFSMVNAYACNRIQPNLETLQRIAEILQVDLKDLITDKKERLQ; encoded by the coding sequence ATGAAACTGAATAGAATAAAGACTGTTTTATCCGAAAAAGGTATTTCTCAAACGTGGTTAGCTAAACAGCTAGATAAGAGTTTCAGTATGGTCAATGCCTATGCCTGTAATCGGATTCAGCCTAATTTGGAAACCTTGCAACGGATTGCGGAGATATTACAAGTTGATTTGAAGGATTTGATAACCGATAAAAAAGAAAGGTTACAATAA
- a CDS encoding GIY-YIG nuclease family protein — MGKTVTTYLIDGDPKGTQYAFISNKICQMFVVPRSNLSYLNTQEKLQKPAFYILLGEDESTKPQAYIGETENFKERVKDHDSKKSFWQKALIFVSKDADMTKVDVQYLEHKAIAEAKKANAFVLSDNKQIPKAPNLPEHQQDSMNEFFEDVKFLASFIGCNIFEVSQPKEEHLFYTKGRGCNAKGFYSSDGFTVLKGSTVAKTMVPSFNWKEKREKMLQDYTSTENGILVLTSDKTFSSPSTAADFCIGSSNNGWLVWKDKEGNTLDSVYRKQLD; from the coding sequence ATGGGAAAGACAGTAACAACATATCTCATTGATGGAGACCCAAAAGGAACTCAATACGCATTCATTAGCAACAAAATTTGCCAAATGTTTGTCGTACCACGTTCTAATCTCTCTTATTTGAATACACAAGAGAAGTTACAAAAACCTGCATTCTATATATTGCTGGGGGAAGATGAATCAACCAAGCCGCAGGCGTATATAGGTGAAACGGAGAACTTTAAAGAACGTGTAAAAGACCACGATAGCAAAAAATCGTTTTGGCAAAAAGCACTCATATTTGTATCGAAAGACGCCGATATGACTAAAGTTGATGTGCAATACCTAGAACATAAAGCTATAGCCGAAGCCAAGAAAGCAAACGCTTTTGTTTTAAGCGATAATAAACAAATTCCTAAAGCCCCTAACCTACCGGAGCATCAACAGGACTCAATGAATGAATTTTTCGAAGATGTGAAGTTTTTGGCATCATTTATCGGTTGCAATATTTTTGAAGTATCACAACCCAAAGAAGAACATCTATTCTACACCAAAGGTAGAGGATGCAATGCAAAAGGTTTCTACAGTTCCGATGGATTCACAGTCCTAAAAGGAAGTACTGTTGCCAAAACAATGGTTCCGTCTTTCAACTGGAAAGAAAAACGAGAAAAGATGCTTCAAGATTACACTTCTACTGAGAACGGAATATTGGTATTGACATCAGATAAAACTTTTTCAAGTCCCAGTACTGCCGCAGATTTCTGTATTGGTAGCAGCAACAACGGCTGGTTGGTATGGAAAGATAAAGAAGGAAATACATTGGACTCAGTTTATAGAAAACAGTTGGATTAA
- a CDS encoding class I SAM-dependent DNA methyltransferase, with protein sequence MATNNTTEQSLTKKVWNLATTLAGQGIGFTDYITQLTYLLFLKMDAENVEMFGEESAIPTGYQWADLIVLDGLDLVKQYEETLKLLSEQDNLIGTIYTKAQNKIDKPVYLKKVITMIDEEQWLIMDGDVKGAIYESILEKNGQDKKSGAGQYFTPRPLIQAMVDCINPQMGETVCDPACGTGGFLLTAYDYMKGQSASKEKRDFLRDKALHGVDNTPLVVTLASMNLYLHGIGTDRSPIVCEDSLEKEPSTLVDVILANPPFGTRPAGSVDINRPDFYVETKNNQLNFLQHMMLMLKTGGRAAVVLPDNVLFEAGAGETIRKRLLQDFNLHTILRLPTGIFYAQGVKANVLFFSKGQPTKEIWFYDYRTDIKHTLATNKLERHHLDDFVSCYNNRVETYDAENNPQGRWRKYPVDEILARDKTSLDITWIKQGGEVDNRSLAELMADIKDKSQTISAAVVELEKLLANIEEN encoded by the coding sequence ATGGCAACAAATAATACAACAGAGCAATCGCTCACCAAAAAAGTATGGAATCTGGCAACCACTCTTGCCGGACAAGGAATTGGATTTACTGATTATATTACCCAACTGACCTATCTTTTATTCTTGAAGATGGATGCCGAAAATGTAGAAATGTTTGGAGAAGAGTCGGCTATTCCAACTGGTTATCAGTGGGCAGATTTGATAGTACTTGATGGCTTGGATTTGGTAAAACAATATGAAGAGACCCTTAAATTGCTTAGTGAGCAGGATAATCTGATAGGTACGATTTATACGAAGGCGCAAAACAAGATAGACAAGCCTGTTTATCTGAAAAAGGTCATCACCATGATTGATGAGGAGCAATGGCTCATTATGGACGGTGATGTGAAAGGAGCTATCTACGAAAGCATTCTTGAAAAGAATGGACAAGACAAGAAAAGCGGGGCAGGACAGTATTTTACTCCTCGTCCACTTATTCAGGCAATGGTAGATTGTATCAATCCGCAAATGGGGGAAACGGTTTGTGACCCGGCTTGTGGAACGGGTGGATTCTTGCTTACAGCTTACGATTATATGAAAGGTCAGTCAGCAAGTAAAGAAAAACGTGATTTCTTGCGTGACAAAGCTTTGCATGGTGTGGATAATACGCCTTTAGTGGTGACGCTTGCTTCCATGAATCTTTATTTGCATGGTATTGGTACAGACCGTAGTCCGATTGTTTGTGAGGATTCTTTGGAAAAAGAACCGTCAACTCTTGTAGATGTGATTCTTGCCAATCCTCCTTTTGGAACTCGTCCGGCTGGATCGGTGGATATTAACCGCCCGGATTTTTATGTAGAGACCAAGAATAACCAGTTAAATTTCCTCCAGCACATGATGCTTATGCTCAAAACGGGAGGACGTGCAGCAGTTGTACTTCCTGATAATGTTCTCTTTGAGGCTGGAGCAGGTGAGACTATTCGTAAACGCTTATTGCAGGATTTTAATTTGCATACTATCTTGCGTTTACCTACAGGTATTTTCTATGCCCAAGGCGTAAAAGCCAACGTGTTGTTTTTCAGCAAAGGACAACCGACCAAGGAAATATGGTTTTACGACTACCGTACAGATATAAAGCATACGCTTGCCACCAATAAACTGGAACGGCATCATTTGGATGATTTTGTTTCTTGCTATAATAATCGAGTAGAGACATACGATGCAGAAAATAATCCGCAAGGTCGTTGGCGTAAATACCCTGTAGATGAAATTCTTGCCAGAGACAAAACAAGTCTTGACATTACTTGGATAAAGCAAGGTGGTGAGGTGGACAACCGTTCATTGGCAGAGCTGATGGCTGATATAAAGGATAAAAGCCAAACGATAAGTGCTGCTGTGGTTGAACTTGAAAAGCTACTTGCGAATATTGAAGAAAATTGA
- a CDS encoding restriction endonuclease subunit S, with protein MSNTWFRLRRGFFLSFFPSDTPHYPYLLPNGWEWCNLEDIVSFGGGKTPSMDNKEYWDNGNHLWVTSKDMKYSYITNSLMKITDKALEVMTIYEKGTLLVVTRSGILRHTLPLSILEKPATVNQDLKTISPHIQELSEYLYVVIKANEHFILKEYHKDGTTVDSIDFDKFRCLPIPLAPIAEQKRIIVETKRWFALIDQVEQGKVDLQTTIKQAKSKILGLAIHGKLVPQDLNDEPAIELLKRINPDFTPCDNGHYTQLPEGWAICKMKQITSITNGKSQKNVETLNGIYPIYGSGGVIGRANQYLCIAGSTIIGRKGTINNPIFVEEHFWNVDTAFGLKANDAILDKYLYYFCLSFDFSKLDKSTAMPSLTKTSIGNVLIPIPPYKEQERIVAKIDMVLDTMNEILRAV; from the coding sequence ATGTCTAATACATGGTTTAGATTAAGGAGAGGATTTTTCCTCTCCTTTTTTCCTTCCGATACGCCCCATTATCCCTATTTGTTACCAAATGGGTGGGAATGGTGCAATTTAGAAGATATTGTTTCTTTTGGTGGAGGTAAAACTCCGTCAATGGATAATAAAGAATATTGGGATAATGGGAATCATCTATGGGTAACTTCTAAAGATATGAAGTATAGCTATATTACAAACTCCCTGATGAAAATCACAGATAAGGCCTTGGAAGTAATGACAATATATGAGAAAGGTACGTTACTTGTAGTAACACGTAGTGGCATATTAAGACATACTCTTCCTCTTTCTATATTAGAAAAGCCAGCTACAGTTAACCAAGATTTAAAAACTATTTCACCCCATATACAGGAGCTTTCTGAATATCTGTATGTTGTTATTAAAGCTAACGAACACTTTATCTTAAAAGAATATCATAAAGATGGAACGACAGTAGATAGTATTGATTTTGATAAGTTCAGATGCTTACCGATTCCTTTAGCTCCTATCGCAGAGCAAAAACGTATAATTGTTGAGACAAAGCGTTGGTTTGCTTTGATTGACCAAGTCGAACAAGGAAAAGTCGACTTACAAACTACAATTAAACAAGCTAAGAGTAAAATTCTTGGCCTCGCTATTCACGGCAAACTCGTGCCGCAAGACCTAAATGACGAGCCAGCCATTGAACTATTGAAGCGCATAAATCCCGACTTCACACCTTGTGATAACGGGCATTATACACAGTTGCCTGAAGGATGGGCTATTTGTAAAATGAAACAGATTACAAGTATAACGAATGGGAAGTCTCAAAAAAATGTTGAAACACTTAACGGTATATATCCAATTTATGGTAGTGGCGGTGTTATAGGTAGAGCTAATCAGTATCTTTGCATCGCAGGTTCTACAATAATTGGAAGAAAAGGTACAATTAATAATCCTATATTCGTAGAGGAACATTTTTGGAACGTTGATACAGCTTTTGGCTTGAAGGCTAATGATGCTATACTTGATAAATATCTGTATTATTTCTGCTTATCATTTGATTTTAGCAAATTAGATAAAAGTACGGCTATGCCCAGTTTAACAAAAACATCTATTGGTAATGTTTTAATACCCATACCGCCATATAAAGAGCAAGAACGAATTGTGGCTAAAATAGATATGGTGCTTGATACGATGAATGAAATATTACGGGCTGTATAA
- a CDS encoding YdeI/OmpD-associated family protein, translating into MEIINLLDFTDRIELREWLKVNHNRVKSCWVVTSRSKQPTYECIPYIEVVEEALCFGWIDSTLKKLPDGCLAQRLSPHRKGSHWTELNKERCINLEDRGLITDAGHQAFEKAYSYEIVPKGSLMEEKPHSLI; encoded by the coding sequence ATGGAAATTATCAATCTACTAGACTTCACAGACCGCATCGAGTTGAGAGAATGGCTGAAGGTCAACCATAATCGGGTGAAATCGTGTTGGGTTGTAACTTCACGCTCTAAACAGCCCACATACGAATGTATTCCATACATTGAAGTTGTTGAAGAAGCATTGTGCTTCGGGTGGATTGATTCAACTCTAAAGAAATTGCCAGACGGATGCCTTGCACAGCGGCTTTCACCTCATCGCAAAGGAAGTCATTGGACTGAGTTAAACAAAGAACGTTGTATCAATCTTGAAGACCGAGGACTTATAACAGATGCCGGACACCAAGCCTTTGAGAAAGCCTATTCCTACGAAATAGTTCCCAAAGGCTCTCTTATGGAAGAAAAACCGCATTCCTTGATTTAG
- a CDS encoding tyrosine-type recombinase/integrase gives MVTKFKNHLAKTNLAKNTVTSYVWTVQYFLNHYGEVNKKNLLAYKGYLVENFKPQTVNLRLQGINKYLEFTKQEKLKVKFVKVQQKNFLENVISDADYKFLKAQLKVDGYEEWYFIVWFMAATGARVSELLHIKAEHIKVGYLDLYSKGGKIRRLYIPKNLRTESEKWLKNQGLTSGYIFLNRFGQRITTRGIASQLKHFAEKYGMNKEVVYPHSFRHRFAKNFLDRFNDLALLADLMGHESIETTRIYLRRTASEQQKIVDKVVNW, from the coding sequence ATGGTAACAAAATTCAAAAATCATTTGGCAAAGACTAATCTCGCCAAGAACACCGTTACATCGTATGTGTGGACGGTACAGTATTTCCTCAATCATTATGGAGAAGTAAACAAGAAGAACCTTTTGGCATACAAGGGGTATTTGGTGGAGAACTTCAAACCACAGACGGTTAACCTGCGATTGCAAGGAATTAACAAGTATCTGGAGTTTACGAAACAAGAAAAACTAAAAGTGAAGTTCGTAAAAGTACAGCAAAAGAACTTCTTGGAAAATGTAATCAGCGATGCTGATTATAAATTTCTTAAAGCCCAACTTAAAGTAGATGGTTATGAGGAGTGGTATTTTATTGTGTGGTTTATGGCGGCTACCGGAGCACGTGTTAGTGAATTACTCCACATCAAAGCGGAACACATTAAAGTGGGCTATCTTGATTTATATAGTAAAGGCGGAAAGATTCGACGACTATACATCCCCAAGAATCTACGGACAGAATCTGAAAAATGGTTGAAAAACCAAGGCTTGACATCCGGTTACATCTTCCTGAATCGTTTCGGACAGCGTATTACTACTCGCGGAATCGCTTCCCAACTCAAGCATTTTGCAGAAAAATACGGAATGAACAAGGAGGTAGTTTATCCTCATTCGTTCCGTCACCGTTTTGCCAAAAACTTCCTTGACCGCTTTAATGACCTTGCTCTACTAGCCGACCTAATGGGGCATGAAAGCATAGAAACTACACGCATCTATCTACGTCGCACTGCCAGCGAACAGCAGAAGATTGTGGATAAAGTGGTTAACTGGTAA
- a CDS encoding restriction endonuclease subunit S, whose amino-acid sequence MDTKALRQKILDLAIHGKLVPQDPNDEPASVLLERIKAEKERLIKEGKIKRSKKSAKSSDTPHYPYLLPNGWEWCNLEDIVCELKYGTSEKSLSVGKIAVLRMGNITNVGTIDYSNLVYSSNNEDIKLYSLEKDDLLFNRTNSSEWVGKTAIYKKEQPAIYAGYLIRIRPILIFSDYLNTVMNSSYYRNWCYNVKTDAVNQSNINAQKLSQLMIPIPPLKEQERIVVEVAKWISLIDTIKNSKEDLQTTIKQAKSKILNLAIHGKLVPQDPNDEPAIELLKRINPDFTPCDNGHYPVGWIETILGELFSHNTGKALNSSNKEGIFKDYLTTSNVYWNKFDFTAIKQMPFKESELNKCTVTKGDLLVCEGGDIGRSAIWNYDYDICIQNHIHRLRPKIDLCVPFYYYTFAYLKENNLIGGKGIGLLGLSSNALHKIEMPLPPLAEQQRIVQKIEELFSVLDNIQNALEV is encoded by the coding sequence ATGGATACAAAAGCGTTACGTCAAAAGATACTCGACCTTGCGATACATGGAAAACTTGTACCCCAAGATCCCAACGATGAACCAGCATCAGTTCTGCTCGAACGAATCAAGGCTGAAAAAGAACGACTGATAAAAGAAGGCAAAATCAAACGGAGTAAGAAGTCTGCAAAGTCTTCCGATACGCCCCATTATCCCTATTTGTTACCAAATGGGTGGGAATGGTGCAATTTAGAAGATATTGTGTGCGAATTGAAATACGGAACTTCAGAGAAGTCTTTAAGTGTGGGAAAAATAGCTGTCTTGCGAATGGGGAATATTACTAATGTCGGTACAATCGATTATTCTAATTTAGTGTATTCGTCAAATAATGAAGATATTAAGCTGTACTCACTTGAAAAAGACGATTTACTGTTCAATCGCACAAACAGTAGTGAATGGGTAGGGAAAACGGCAATCTATAAGAAAGAACAACCAGCCATATATGCTGGCTATCTTATTCGCATTAGACCGATATTGATTTTTTCAGACTACCTTAATACTGTAATGAATAGCAGCTATTATCGTAATTGGTGCTATAATGTAAAAACGGATGCTGTTAATCAGTCTAATATCAATGCTCAAAAGCTTTCGCAATTAATGATACCTATCCCACCCTTAAAGGAACAAGAAAGAATTGTTGTAGAGGTGGCCAAGTGGATTTCTTTAATTGATACTATCAAGAATAGCAAGGAAGATTTACAAACAACTATCAAGCAGGCAAAAAGTAAAATCCTCAATCTTGCTATTCACGGCAAACTCGTGCCGCAAGATCCGAATGACGAGCCAGCCATTGAACTGTTGAAGCGCATAAATCCCGACTTCACACCTTGTGATAACGGGCATTATCCCGTTGGATGGATAGAAACTATTCTAGGAGAACTTTTTAGCCACAATACAGGCAAAGCACTCAATTCGTCAAACAAAGAAGGTATATTCAAGGATTATTTAACCACATCCAATGTGTACTGGAATAAGTTTGATTTTACAGCAATAAAACAAATGCCATTCAAAGAAAGCGAATTGAATAAATGCACTGTTACGAAGGGTGATTTACTTGTATGCGAAGGTGGAGATATTGGACGCTCTGCAATATGGAATTATGATTACGATATTTGCATTCAAAATCATATTCATAGACTTCGTCCAAAGATAGATTTATGTGTGCCATTTTATTACTACACATTTGCATATTTAAAGGAAAACAATCTGATAGGAGGGAAAGGTATTGGATTACTTGGACTATCTTCCAATGCTTTACATAAAATTGAAATGCCACTTCCTCCACTTGCCGAACAACAACGCATTGTTCAAAAGATAGAAGAACTATTCTCTGTTCTTGATAACATTCAAAATGCCTTAGAAGTGTAA
- a CDS encoding DEAD/DEAH box helicase family protein, which produces MTPEEKARIKIDQWFADAGWKVVNREDYEPTCTAVAIREGLLKGNLEADYFLFINGKAVGVLEAKREETDAFASEVCEQAALYARSVPNIYQAYQKPLPFIFTSNGKELYCCDFREQDSCFRQVMNIPTPHELVKRLGIEDAFAGLPTLKKKGLRDCQYEAVTELEKSFRAGQNRALMVLATGVGKTYTACLAAYRMLSYTPMRRVLFLVDRNNLGKQAEGEFGTFRLTENGEAFNTIFTVNRLRSSSIPSDSNVVISTIQRLFSFLKGETIEDNDDDENEPIEEVTLPPNPNLPHDYFDMIIIDECHRSIYGNWRKVLEYFDTARLVGLTATPIPETMAFFNNNCIVNYTLEKSIVDGVNVDCRVYRIKTQVTETGGAILEGEKFKEETRYTGEVKIVSSKETKIYTNKELNRSIINPAQIKLVLSTYRDVVYTELFNDPQREPNMDFLPKTLIFALNEAHATNIVQIAKEVFGRTDDRFVQKITYSAGDSNELIRQFRNDKDFRIAVTCTLVATGTDVKPLEVVMFMRDVESLPLYIQMKGRGVRTIGDEQLRNVTPNAFSKDCFYLVDAVGVTEHAQTVAPIDDAPTTKTITLKELLERISHGYIPDEYLKRLAATLARIYNKADDPQRKEFVRLSHDDMKELSARIYDALEKGILPPFVITDEPNNERKGLVAPLANHADARKYLLILAAGFVNTLMPGEDTLISKGFSIEEAKNTTEAFEDFCKKYYDEIEALRIIYNNEGEPITYSMLKDLENRLKMANNHFTSKQLWNSYAIVNPKVVRRSITKEESDALTNIIQLVRFAFHQIERLDSVVTTSKQFFNLWLGQNQREITDKQREVISRIVDYIASNGACTIRDIREDDATHAAQMIRAFGNMQKADEALHSLYTFVVLRKAA; this is translated from the coding sequence ATGACTCCTGAAGAAAAAGCAAGAATAAAGATAGACCAGTGGTTTGCCGATGCTGGTTGGAAAGTAGTCAACAGGGAGGATTATGAACCTACTTGTACGGCTGTAGCCATAAGAGAAGGTTTATTGAAAGGAAATCTTGAGGCAGATTATTTCCTTTTCATTAATGGAAAAGCAGTAGGGGTACTTGAAGCTAAGCGTGAAGAAACGGATGCTTTTGCTTCAGAGGTATGCGAGCAAGCAGCCTTATATGCAAGAAGTGTTCCGAATATCTATCAGGCATATCAAAAGCCATTGCCTTTTATCTTCACTTCGAATGGTAAGGAACTATATTGCTGTGATTTTCGTGAACAAGATTCTTGTTTCAGGCAGGTCATGAATATCCCTACACCACATGAATTGGTAAAGAGGCTGGGAATTGAAGATGCATTTGCCGGACTCCCTACATTGAAAAAGAAAGGGCTGCGTGATTGCCAATATGAGGCAGTGACAGAACTTGAAAAGAGTTTCCGTGCCGGGCAAAATCGGGCGTTGATGGTTCTTGCCACCGGTGTGGGTAAAACATATACTGCTTGTCTTGCTGCCTACCGGATGCTTTCTTATACACCAATGCGTAGAGTGTTGTTTCTTGTAGACCGAAATAATCTTGGAAAACAAGCAGAAGGAGAATTTGGGACCTTCCGTCTGACAGAGAACGGGGAGGCTTTCAATACTATCTTTACGGTCAATCGCCTTCGCTCGTCTTCTATTCCTTCTGATAGCAATGTCGTTATTTCTACAATACAACGTCTATTCTCATTCTTGAAAGGAGAAACTATTGAGGATAATGATGATGACGAGAATGAACCTATAGAGGAAGTAACCTTGCCTCCTAATCCCAACTTACCGCACGACTACTTTGATATGATTATCATAGACGAGTGCCATCGCTCCATTTATGGGAACTGGCGCAAGGTGCTGGAGTATTTCGATACGGCAAGATTGGTTGGTCTGACCGCAACTCCTATCCCTGAAACAATGGCATTCTTCAATAATAACTGCATTGTTAACTACACATTGGAAAAGAGTATTGTTGATGGCGTGAATGTGGATTGTCGGGTATATAGAATAAAAACGCAAGTCACAGAAACGGGTGGGGCTATATTAGAGGGTGAGAAATTTAAAGAAGAAACAAGATATACAGGTGAGGTTAAGATTGTAAGTAGTAAGGAAACCAAAATCTATACAAATAAAGAACTTAATCGGAGTATTATCAATCCGGCACAGATAAAGTTAGTCCTTTCGACCTATCGGGATGTGGTTTATACGGAATTGTTTAATGACCCGCAACGTGAACCAAATATGGACTTTTTGCCCAAAACATTGATTTTTGCTCTCAATGAAGCTCATGCTACAAATATCGTACAAATAGCTAAAGAGGTGTTTGGACGAACTGATGACCGCTTTGTTCAGAAAATTACCTATTCGGCAGGCGACAGTAACGAACTGATACGCCAATTCCGTAACGACAAGGATTTCCGTATTGCTGTCACCTGTACGTTGGTTGCCACCGGAACAGATGTAAAGCCGCTGGAAGTGGTGATGTTCATGCGTGATGTGGAGTCATTGCCTTTGTATATTCAGATGAAAGGGCGTGGAGTACGTACTATTGGTGATGAGCAACTTCGCAATGTTACCCCGAACGCATTCAGCAAGGATTGTTTTTATTTGGTTGATGCGGTAGGCGTGACGGAACATGCGCAAACAGTGGCACCTATAGATGATGCTCCTACAACAAAGACGATTACTCTAAAGGAGCTATTAGAACGTATTAGTCATGGCTATATTCCTGACGAGTATCTCAAACGGCTTGCTGCAACGCTTGCCCGAATATACAACAAGGCGGATGATCCGCAACGGAAAGAGTTTGTCCGTTTGTCTCATGATGACATGAAGGAACTTTCTGCCAGAATATACGATGCACTGGAGAAAGGCATTCTTCCACCGTTTGTAATCACTGATGAGCCTAACAATGAACGTAAGGGGCTAGTCGCTCCGCTTGCCAATCATGCAGATGCTCGGAAATACCTTCTTATACTTGCAGCCGGATTCGTCAATACATTGATGCCGGGTGAAGATACGCTTATCTCCAAAGGGTTCTCCATTGAGGAAGCAAAAAATACGACAGAGGCTTTTGAAGATTTTTGTAAAAAGTACTATGACGAAATAGAGGCACTGCGCATCATTTACAACAATGAGGGAGAGCCTATAACCTATTCGATGCTAAAGGATTTGGAGAACAGACTTAAAATGGCAAACAATCATTTTACATCCAAACAACTCTGGAACTCTTATGCCATAGTTAACCCTAAAGTGGTAAGGCGTTCCATTACCAAAGAAGAAAGCGATGCATTGACCAATATCATACAACTTGTGCGCTTTGCTTTCCACCAAATCGAACGATTGGATAGCGTAGTTACTACCTCTAAACAGTTTTTCAATCTTTGGTTAGGGCAAAACCAGCGTGAAATAACTGACAAACAGCGAGAGGTTATCAGTCGTATTGTGGATTACATCGCTTCTAACGGAGCTTGTACTATCAGAGATATTCGTGAAGATGATGCTACCCATGCAGCCCAAATGATTAGAGCGTTTGGCAATATGCAGAAGGCGGACGAGGCACTTCATTCACTTTACACATTTGTAGTTTTAAGAAAAGCAGCATAA